One Bombina bombina isolate aBomBom1 chromosome 5, aBomBom1.pri, whole genome shotgun sequence DNA segment encodes these proteins:
- the LOC128659646 gene encoding 60S ribosomal protein L32: MPALRPLIKPKIVKKRTKKFIRHQSDRYVKIKRNWRKPRGIDNRVRRRFKGQILMPNIGYGSNKKTKHMLPSGFRKFLVHNVKELEVLMMSNKSFCAEIAHNVSSKKRKTIVERAAQLAIKVTNPNARLRSEENE, from the coding sequence ATGCCTGCACTTCGGCCTCTCATCAAACCTAAGATCGTTAAAAAGAGGACAAAGAAGTTCATCCGTCACCAGTCAGATCGCTATGTCAAGATTAAGCGTAACTGGCGTAAGCCCAGAGGTATCGACAACAGAGTCCGTAGGCGATTCAAGGGACAGATTCTGATGCCCAACATTGGTTATGGTAGCAACAAGAAAACCAAACACATGCTGCCTTCAGGGTTCAGGAAGTTCTTGGTGCACAATGTAAAAGAGCTTGAGGTTCTCATGATGAGCAACAAGTCTTTCTGTGCAGAAATCGCTCACAATGTCTCCTCTAAAAAACGCAAAACTATTGTGGAAAGAGCAGCTCAACTAGCCATCAAAGTCACAAACCCCAACGCCAGACTGCGCAGCGAGGAGAACGAATAA